gcatattatttagcctccatgtgtttgtattttttacagattttttcctgtaattgatatctagtctcatagcgttgtggttagaaaagatacttgattcgatttcaattttcttaaatttaccaaggcgtgatttttgacccaagatataatctatcctggagaatgttccatgagcacttgagaagaaagtgtattctgttgtttttggatggaatgtcctataaataccaactaagtccatcttgtttaatgtatcatttaaagcttgtgtttccttatttattttcattttggatgatccatccattggtgaaagtggagtgtttaAGTccactactattattgtgttactgtcgatttccccttttatggcttttagcatttgccttatgtcttgaggtgctcctatgttgggtgcataaatatttacaattgttatatcttcttcttggattgatcccttgatcattatgtagtgtcctcctttgtctcttgtattagtctttattttaaagtctattttgtctgatatgagaattgctactgcagctttcttttgaattccatttgcatggaatacctttttccatcccctcactttcagtctgtatgtgtccctaggtctgaagtgggtctcttgcagacagcatatatatgggtcttgtgtttgtatccgttaggccagtctatgtcttttggttggagcatttaatccatttacatttaaggtagttattgatatgtatgttactattaccattttcttaattgttttgggcttgttattgtaggtcttttccttctcttgtgtttcctgcctagagaagttcctttagcatttgttgtaaagctggtttggtggtgctgaattgtattagcctttgcttgtctgtaaaggttttaatttctccatcaaatcttaaatgacatccttgctgggtagagtaatcttggttgtaggtttttccctttcatcactttaaacaagtcctgccacacccttctggcttgcagagtttctgctgaaagatcagctgttaaccttatgggggttcccttgtatgttatttgctgcttttcccttgcgcttttaataatttttccttgtccttaatttttgatagtttgattaatatgtgtcttggtgtgtttctccttgcatttatcctgtatgggactctttgtgcttcctggacttgattatttcctttcccatgttagggaagttttcaactataaactcttcaaatattttctcagaccctttctttttctcttcttcttctgggacccctataattctaatgttggtgcgtttaatgttgtcccagaggtctctgagactgtcctcaattcttttcattctttttctttattctgctctgcggtagttatttccactatttaatcttccagttcacttatccgttcttctgcctcagttattctgctattaattccttctagagaattttaaatttcatttattgtgttgttcatcattgtctgtttgctcttttagttcttctaggtccttgttaaacatttcttgtattttctccattctatttccaagattttggattattactatcattatagTACTAATGCACATTGTAGTACTATAATATAATTTAGTACATTATAGTGCTAAATCATTACTATGATCCACAGTTTTATTACTATAAACATAGTATATAGTACTATCATTACTATGATCCACAGGATTTTGGATTTTGTCTCTTGATGCACCAACGCAAGTCAGAGCACTGGGACCGCGGGCTTGGAGCAGAACTTTTCGGATTGTTTTAAGAAAATGGCAGAGAAACCAGACATGGGGGAAATCGCCAGCTTCGATAAGGCCAAGCTGAAGAAGACAGAGACGAAGGAGAACACCCTGGCGACCAAAGACACCATTGAGCAGGAGAAGCAAGCGAAGTGAAATTTCCTAAGAACCTGGAGTATTCTCCACCCCCGTCATCTTGGAGACCCTAGTCGTGATGTGGAGGAAGAGCCACCTGCAAGATGGACACGAGCGACAACCTGCACTGTGAACCCGGGCACTCCATGCCAATGCCACCGGCCTGTGGGTCTCTGAAGGACCCTCCAATCGGACTGCCAAATTCTCCAGTTTGCCCTGGGatattatagaaaattatttgtatgattaatgaaaataaaacacacttcgtggcaaaaaaaaaaaaaaaactaaattatattTAGTACATTATAGTACTAAAtataatttagtattttttatagTAATAAATCCTGTGGATCATAGTAATGAGAGTACTATGCACTATgtattttccaagattttggatcattactctactatcattactctgaattctttttgaggcagactgcctacttcctcttcatttgtttggtctggtgggtttttaccttgctccttcatctgctgcatattctctgtcctctcattttgcttaacttactgtgtttggggtctccttttctcaggctgcaggtgcatagttcccattgtttttggtgtctgcccccactgggtaaggctggttcagtgggttgtgtaggcttcctggtggtggggactggtgcctgtgttctggtggatgaggctggatcttgtctttctggtgggcaggtccaagtCCGGTGGTGtgatttggggtgtctgtgaactcagtatgattttaggcagcctctctgctaatgggtggggttgtgttcctctcttgctagttgtttggcatggggagtccagcattggagcttgctggccgttgggtggaactgggtcttagtgttgagacatagatctctgggagagctcccgccgattgatattacttggggccaggaggtctcctggtggtccaatgtcctgaacttggctctcccacctcagaggctcaggcctgacaccaggctggagcaccaagaccctgtcagccacacagctcagatagtaaaaaaaatttttttaattattaaaataaataaataaaagaataatagtaaaaaaaaaaaaaaaagaagaagagagcaaccaaaccaataaacaaatccaccaatgataccaagcactaaaaactaaactaagataaaaataaaaatagaaacaaatcagtcgcagacagcaaaccccaagtgtacagttgctcccaaagtccaccgcctcaattttgggatgattcgttgtctattcaggtattccacagatgcagggtacatcaagttgattgtggggatttaatccactgttgaggttgcatggagaaatttccttttctcttctttgtttgcacagctcctggggttcagctttggttttggcccctcctctgcacgtaggtcaccctcaggcatctgttccccacccagacaggagggggttaaagcagtggctgattagggggctcttgctcattcaggccagggggagggaggggtacggaatgcggggcgagcctgcagcggcagaggctgatGTGATGTTACAAGAGCCTcaggcgtgctgtgtgttctcccaaggaacttgtccctggatcatgggaccctggcagtggcaggctgcatagGCTCCCaggggggtgtggatagtgacctgtgcttgcacacaggattcttggtggctgcagcagcagtgttagcattTCATGTCTGTATccggggtctgagctgatagctgcggctcacgcccgtctctggagctcgtttaggcagtactctgaatcccttctcctcctgcaccctgaaacaatggtctcttgcctcttaggcagctccagaatttttcccagactccttcgctgctagctgtggcgcactagcccccttcaggctgtgttcacgcagccaaccccagtcctctccctgggatctgacctctgaagcccgagcctcagctcccagcccccgcgcgccccagtgggtgagcagacaagcctctcaggtttGCCCTCCGCACcactgttgctgcactctcctccgtggcttgaagcttcccccccccgccccaacccgCCCggcgccagtgaaggggcttcctagtgtgtggaaacttttcctccttcacagctccctcccagaggtgcaggtcccctccctattcttttgtctctgtttttttcttttgccctacccaggtacttggggattttcttgccttttgggaagtctaaggtcttctgccagtgttcagtaggtgttctgtaggagttgttccacatttagatgtattgttgatgtatttgtgggtaggaagatgatctccaggtcttactcctccgccatctagAAGGTCcccctcttttttatttctaagtgaAAAGTATATCTATAGGAAATTGTGGAAACCATAAGAATTGAAGATCGTGTACTGCATGGTGCCTAGCAAAATTCTAAAGAAAGCATTGCTTTTAATACCTTTATTACAGTGTTTCTGGAGaggatatttagaaaaaaaataaaatacataaattttagaatcagacaTGTCAGGACTTGAGTTCAATTTCCAACAGCTGGTGCCTGCTCAAacttctattttctcctttgaaGTAGGTAGGTATGAACACACTTACTTAGTAAATTAGGAAGCTGAGGTTTGAAAGGTACACTATTTGGTATACAGTAATTGTGCAGGACATATAGTTTTGTTCCACCTTTTCCCCTTGTACATGTTAACCCTCTTGACCCTGAAAACAAGATGGAATTTAGAAAGAACAAAGATTATTCTGAAGTTCAATGCCActgaatgacttgtccaaggaggCACAGCTCGTAAATAAATACCTGCAGATTCTAGATCTCCGCCTTTTGgcctcttaataaatatttgctaagctGAACGACAGTGTTGTTCTTCTTCTCTTGGCTGGTGGAAAACaatctttttgtaaaaaaatatttatttactttatttatttttatttttggctgtgtcgggtcatagctgtggcacatgggctcagtagttgcggggcTTAGATGccccatgaggcatgtgggatcttagttccccgaccaggggaaccccgatcgaacccatgtcccctgcattggaaggcagattctcaaccactggaccaccagggaaatcccgaaAAACAATGTTATGTAAAGAAttcagagaggagaagagaagtaATTGAGGATCTAGTTAATTGAGGATCTGGAATCAGACTGTAGGTAACTAAAGTTGACCAAATCTGGTTATCTGGTTCCCAGGTAAGAGGTCAATTCTCCTATTTACTGAATGGAATATTCCAAAGTGATTGAAGCAGTGTCTCTACTAATTTACCAAGTACTCTTTTGCTGATGGGTCTGAAACAGGTCTTTGTTTCTTAAACCCAAGAATTTCAAGATTGCTCAAAAACAGTATCACAAACATTATCAAAACAACTCCAAACCATTATTTATTTCCCATACATGAATGCTATTGTAGATCTTATTtctaaattgaagtatatttcaCTTTAGGTTTGAGTATGATTATTATTACAATGATTATGAGGAAATAAGGCAAATATGACTTTTCTATGAGGtattgagtttttttaaaaaatatctaaacaGTTTGAATAAAAACTGTATTAAATATGTCAAGGAAAAGGCTGATCATTCCCccaaaatgtatttttgtaaCTGTACCATTCAGTCTTTCGTACTTTTCAGTCATACAGAGTCATACAAACATATCTTGAGTCCCTATTATTTTCCAGAGGAGTTACACACAGAGATGATGAATAAAACGTGACCCCTTCCTTCAAGAAATTCTCATTCTAGGTTGAATTCTCTCCTCCTGGAATATATGAgtcaatagaaaacaaaaatggaatagaGTTCATGTTTCGGGTAGTGTAAATCTGAGAGAAATTatactacatttttttctctaaatgaaGTAACACTCCTTTTCAGACTTAATACATGGATAtgcttttttcccttcattctacATATTTGTTTCAATTCTTTCTTAGAAAAGCTTCATTCATTACTCTAGAGTATTGTAAATTATGTctaagattaaaataaatgtcaaacAGTGTTAAAACTGTATTTAAATTTCAGCATGGAATTGCTATTGGCCAACTTACAAGGCTGTTGTGGCTCTGTTCTCAAATAATAGATgccacaaggaaatgaaaataatccAAGGACATGTGCATTTGATGGAGTTCATATTTCAGTGAGACAGTCAGGTAAACTATGTGGTTGAGAGCACAGGGACTCCTGATCACGCACAGCTAACCAGCATGCCCTCCCTGTCCATACTTCTGTCCTAGTTAGCTAGCCATTAAGAATCCCACTttggggacttcccaggtggcgcagtggttaagaattcacctgccactgcaggggatacgggttcgagtcctggtccgggaagatcccacggaacaactaagcccgtgcgccacagctactgaagcctgcgctcctagagcccgtgctctgcagcaagagaagccaccgcaacgagaagcccgcacactgcaacaaagagtagcccctgctcactgcaaccagagaaagcctgcgggcagcaacgaagatccaatgcagccttaaataaataaataaataaa
Above is a window of Balaenoptera ricei isolate mBalRic1 chromosome 19, mBalRic1.hap2, whole genome shotgun sequence DNA encoding:
- the LOC132354176 gene encoding thymosin beta-10-like, with the translated sequence MAEKPDMGEIASFDKAKLKKTETKENTLATKDTIEQEKQAK